A genomic window from Bacteroidota bacterium includes:
- a CDS encoding BamA/TamA family outer membrane protein: MKTKILLLLFLSIMIVPGFAQEMTRKEKKEAKKAAKKAKNEEKIKNGDFMISPIIAPGYTPELGFMIAAGGLTSFKTDKSDPDLLRSSLPFTVAYTTTSALVANAILTSYWLDDKLRINGDFWYKDMPDHYWGVGYQNNYNAYKSDSTTAYNRKWWWFNPRFLYQVKKNYFVGLNVDYNSTQGSDAAAPVSNENNYKEFKNKPMNSGLGLILRYDSRDIPVDAWKGVLVDFRYTNYNTAFGGDNNYNVYQLDYRQFETLSRKGQVLAWQAKVRIAEGEVPYGEMSQLGTPFDLRGYTWGRYRNNDMFFFIAEYRHTFLKDTGDLSKHGVVAWIGSGTVFDSETIKDNTNRWLPNFGIGYRFELQPRMNLRLDYGIGRESSGFYFNFNQAF; this comes from the coding sequence ATGAAAACAAAAATATTACTACTACTATTCTTAAGTATAATGATAGTTCCGGGTTTTGCACAGGAAATGACAAGAAAAGAGAAAAAGGAAGCTAAAAAGGCTGCTAAAAAAGCAAAAAACGAAGAAAAAATAAAGAACGGCGATTTTATGATTAGTCCTATTATAGCTCCGGGATATACTCCCGAACTTGGTTTTATGATAGCTGCGGGTGGTTTAACAAGTTTTAAAACTGATAAAAGCGATCCGGATTTATTGCGTTCTTCTTTGCCGTTTACTGTAGCATACACAACTACAAGTGCTCTTGTAGCTAATGCTATTCTTACATCATACTGGCTTGACGACAAACTACGTATAAATGGTGATTTTTGGTACAAAGATATGCCCGACCATTATTGGGGTGTTGGTTATCAAAACAATTACAATGCATACAAGTCTGATTCAACTACTGCATACAACCGAAAATGGTGGTGGTTTAATCCAAGGTTTTTGTATCAGGTTAAGAAAAACTATTTCGTTGGATTAAATGTTGATTATAATTCAACACAAGGTAGCGATGCCGCTGCCCCTGTATCTAACGAAAATAACTATAAAGAATTTAAAAACAAGCCGATGAATTCGGGACTTGGTTTGATTCTTCGATACGATAGTCGTGATATTCCTGTGGATGCCTGGAAAGGTGTTTTGGTAGATTTTAGATACACCAATTACAATACTGCTTTTGGCGGAGATAATAATTACAATGTATATCAACTCGATTATCGTCAGTTTGAAACATTATCGCGCAAAGGACAGGTACTGGCATGGCAGGCAAAAGTGCGTATTGCCGAAGGAGAGGTTCCTTATGGAGAAATGTCGCAACTTGGAACTCCGTTTGATTTAAGAGGATACACATGGGGACGATACCGAAACAATGATATGTTCTTTTTCATAGCAGAGTATCGTCATACATTCTTAAAAGATACCGGCGATTTAAGTAAGCATGGTGTAGTAGCATGGATTGGTTCGGGAACAGTTTTTGATTCCGAAACAATAAAAGATAACACAAACAGGTGGTTGCCGAACTTCGGTATTGGTTACCGGTTTGAATTGCAACCGCGTATGAATCTTAGATTAGACTATGGTATAGGTAGAGAAAGTTCCG